The Lysobacter gummosus genome includes a region encoding these proteins:
- the rpsU gene encoding 30S ribosomal protein S21 yields the protein MPSVKVRENEPFEFALRRFKRTCEKAGVLAETRKREFYEKPTQERKRKAAAAVKRQARRASRDVTKRQRLY from the coding sequence ATGCCCAGCGTCAAAGTCCGCGAAAACGAGCCTTTCGAATTTGCCCTGCGCCGTTTCAAGCGCACCTGCGAGAAGGCCGGCGTCCTGGCCGAAACCCGCAAGCGCGAGTTCTATGAAAAGCCGACGCAGGAACGCAAGCGCAAGGCCGCCGCTGCGGTGAAGCGTCAGGCGCGCCGCGCCTCGCGCGACGTCACCAAGCGTCAGCGCCTGTACTGA
- the tsaD gene encoding tRNA (adenosine(37)-N6)-threonylcarbamoyltransferase complex transferase subunit TsaD — MKVLGIETSCDETGVAVYDTDAGLRAHALYSQIALHAEYGGVVPELASRDHVRKLLPLIRQTLAEAGLGTHDIDGVAYTAGPGLVGALLVGAGVARALAWALEVPAVGVHHMEGHLLAPLMEDDPLGRPEPPFVALLVSGGHTQLVAVDRIGQYRLLGETLDDAAGEAFDKTAKLMGLPYPGGPQLAAQAELGTPGRYKFARPMTDRPGLDFSFSGLKTQVLLAWQNSDKTDQTRADIARAFEDAVVDTLAIKCERALEASGCKTLVVAGGVGANTRLRARLAAMTQKRGGRVAFPRPMFCTDNGAMIAYAGALRLQAGQHADASVRVTPRWDMALLDPV, encoded by the coding sequence ATGAAGGTTTTGGGCATCGAAACCAGCTGCGACGAGACCGGGGTGGCGGTGTACGACACCGATGCCGGTCTGCGCGCCCATGCGCTCTACAGCCAGATCGCCCTGCACGCCGAATACGGTGGGGTGGTGCCCGAGCTGGCCAGCCGCGACCACGTGCGCAAGCTGCTGCCGCTGATCCGCCAGACCCTGGCCGAGGCCGGCCTGGGCACCCACGACATCGACGGGGTGGCCTACACGGCCGGCCCGGGCCTGGTCGGCGCGCTGCTGGTCGGCGCCGGGGTCGCGCGCGCGCTGGCCTGGGCGCTGGAAGTGCCGGCGGTCGGCGTGCACCACATGGAAGGCCATCTGCTGGCGCCGCTGATGGAGGACGACCCGCTGGGCCGGCCCGAGCCGCCGTTCGTGGCCCTGCTGGTGTCCGGCGGGCATACCCAACTGGTCGCGGTGGACCGCATCGGCCAGTACCGCCTGCTCGGCGAGACCCTGGACGATGCCGCCGGCGAGGCCTTCGACAAGACCGCCAAGCTGATGGGCCTGCCGTACCCCGGCGGCCCGCAATTGGCGGCACAGGCCGAGCTTGGCACTCCCGGCCGCTACAAGTTCGCCCGGCCGATGACCGACCGGCCCGGCCTGGACTTCAGTTTCAGCGGCCTCAAGACCCAGGTGCTGCTGGCCTGGCAGAACAGCGACAAGACCGACCAGACCCGCGCCGACATCGCCCGCGCCTTCGAGGATGCGGTGGTGGACACGCTGGCGATCAAGTGCGAACGCGCGCTGGAAGCCTCCGGCTGCAAGACCCTGGTGGTCGCCGGCGGCGTCGGCGCGAACACGCGCCTGCGCGCCAGGCTGGCCGCGATGACGCAAAAGCGCGGCGGCCGGGTGGCGTTTCCGCGGCCGATGTTCTGCACCGACAACGGCGCGATGATCGCCTACGCCGGCGCGCTGCGCCTGCAGGCGGGGCAGCATGCCGATGCATCGGTGCGGGTGACGCCGCGGTGGGACATGGCCTTGCTCGATCCGGTGTAG
- a CDS encoding GatB/YqeY domain-containing protein: MTLKQRLTEDMKAAMKSGDKQTLGVIRLMNAALKQKEVDERIELDDAAVIAILDKMVKQRRDSVSQYEAAAREDLAQIERDEIVVIERYIPAKMGEAEILAVIEQAIAEVGATGPADLGKLMGPLKAKLAGKADMGQVSALTKKRLAG, from the coding sequence ATGACCCTCAAACAACGCCTCACCGAAGACATGAAGGCCGCGATGAAGAGCGGCGACAAGCAGACCCTGGGCGTGATCCGCCTGATGAACGCGGCGCTCAAGCAGAAGGAAGTCGATGAGCGCATCGAACTCGACGACGCCGCGGTGATCGCGATCCTCGACAAGATGGTCAAGCAGCGCCGCGACTCGGTCAGCCAGTACGAAGCGGCCGCGCGCGAGGATCTGGCCCAGATCGAGCGCGACGAAATCGTCGTGATCGAGCGCTATATCCCGGCCAAGATGGGCGAGGCCGAGATCCTGGCCGTGATCGAGCAGGCCATCGCCGAAGTCGGCGCGACCGGCCCGGCCGATCTGGGCAAGCTGATGGGCCCGCTCAAGGCCAAGCTGGCCGGCAAGGCCGACATGGGCCAGGTGTCGGCGCTGACCAAGAAGCGTCTGGCCGGCTGA
- a CDS encoding SEC-C metal-binding domain-containing protein, which translates to MHGDKELVEKLGRNDPCPCGSARRFKELLSARRPP; encoded by the coding sequence GTGCATGGCGACAAGGAACTGGTCGAAAAGCTGGGCCGCAACGATCCGTGCCCCTGCGGCTCCGCGCGGAGGTTCAAGGAATTGTTGTCTGCGCGTCGGCCGCCATGA